One Agrococcus jenensis genomic region harbors:
- a CDS encoding enolase C-terminal domain-like protein, giving the protein MTARLRRARVTLLRAPTRLASSEITAPMDRFVDHRGRRASWYGSMETVLVELGVDGLDDASPVGLAVTQGGAAVAALLADHLLPLAMGTPITDADGVERLWERMRLATLPYGSDGLAAMARSAIDIAAWDLLGRLSGAPVVRLLGGEPRRLPVYATGNDIEHHRALGLRTSKIGLRAGPWHDDGLRSAITQIEDARALAGDDHGLMVDGWMGLDVPFAVALAPALREARMQWLEEPLPPDDVDGLSAIAAALGEVLLASGEHATSERALLALPPSGVRVLQPDLAWCGGITALRRLHRALPEGIELAPHLSGAPWGVHVAAALPSVRRVEWYVESSPGEPFDAVDAPLLGGPVPLDGEIASGDAPGLGVAVDRGHVERWAVDLRAVDASHASIHAD; this is encoded by the coding sequence GTGACCGCGCGGCTCCGCCGCGCCCGCGTCACGCTCCTCCGAGCGCCGACGAGGCTCGCCTCGAGCGAGATCACCGCGCCGATGGACCGCTTCGTCGACCATCGGGGCAGGCGGGCGAGCTGGTACGGGTCGATGGAGACCGTGCTCGTCGAGCTCGGCGTCGATGGCCTGGACGACGCCTCGCCGGTCGGTCTTGCCGTCACGCAAGGCGGAGCGGCGGTGGCGGCGCTGCTCGCCGACCACCTGCTGCCGCTCGCCATGGGGACGCCGATCACCGACGCCGACGGCGTCGAGCGGCTCTGGGAGCGGATGCGGCTGGCGACGCTGCCGTACGGGAGCGACGGGCTCGCCGCGATGGCCCGATCGGCGATCGACATCGCCGCGTGGGACCTGCTCGGGAGGCTCTCGGGCGCACCCGTGGTCCGGCTGCTCGGGGGCGAGCCGCGGAGGCTCCCGGTCTACGCGACCGGCAACGACATCGAGCACCACCGCGCGCTCGGGCTGCGCACCTCGAAGATCGGCCTGCGGGCGGGCCCCTGGCACGACGACGGCCTCCGGAGCGCCATCACGCAGATCGAGGACGCGCGCGCGCTCGCCGGCGACGACCACGGCCTCATGGTCGACGGCTGGATGGGCCTCGACGTGCCGTTCGCGGTGGCCCTCGCGCCGGCGCTGCGCGAGGCGCGGATGCAGTGGCTCGAGGAGCCGCTGCCGCCGGATGATGTCGACGGCCTCTCGGCGATCGCCGCCGCGCTCGGCGAGGTGCTGCTCGCGAGCGGCGAGCACGCCACGAGCGAGCGAGCGCTCCTCGCGCTGCCGCCGTCCGGGGTGCGCGTGCTGCAGCCCGACCTCGCATGGTGCGGCGGCATCACCGCGCTGCGTCGGCTGCACCGCGCGCTCCCGGAGGGGATCGAGCTCGCGCCGCACCTCTCCGGCGCGCCATGGGGCGTGCACGTCGCCGCTGCGCTCCCGTCGGTGCGGCGCGTCGAGTGGTACGTCGAGTCGAGCCCCGGTGAGCCGTTCGACGCCGTCGACGCTCCGCTGCTCGGTGGGCCGGTGCCGCTCGACGGCGAGATCGCTTCCGGCGATGCCCCCGGTCTCGGCGTCGCGGTCGACCGCGGGCATGTCGAGCGGTGGGCGGTGGACTTGCGAGCCGTCGATGCGTCGCACGCATCAATCCATGCTGATTAA
- a CDS encoding carbohydrate ABC transporter permease: protein MAVTALQAPRRRVAPRIRTARAFSFHARISLPLALYTVFTIIPFYWVVLFAFREPSSNSWLPFPITFDNFVFVWQEVGYEFFFWNSVLVGVLTTVATLALALPSGYAMARYRFKGKRAFTLALLCTQFIPGAMMLIPLFQIFNSLGLINNLLSLAIADTVFSLPLAIMFMTSFISKIPFELEEAAMIDGCSRFHAFRLAVLPVLGPAIIAVGSFSFIGAWNNFLFALMFIQTQQRFTLPVGLSYTMGEFGVNFGVLAAGGIVAALPVIIIFAFIQKYLVQGLGAGAVKG from the coding sequence ATGGCCGTCACCGCACTCCAGGCGCCGCGCCGGCGCGTCGCCCCTCGCATCCGCACCGCGCGGGCGTTCAGCTTCCACGCCCGCATCTCGCTGCCGCTCGCGCTCTACACGGTGTTCACGATCATCCCCTTCTACTGGGTGGTGCTCTTCGCCTTCCGCGAGCCGTCGTCGAACAGCTGGCTGCCGTTCCCCATCACGTTCGACAACTTCGTCTTCGTCTGGCAGGAGGTGGGCTACGAGTTCTTCTTCTGGAACAGCGTGCTGGTCGGCGTGCTCACCACCGTCGCGACCCTCGCCCTCGCGCTGCCGTCGGGATACGCGATGGCCCGCTACCGGTTCAAGGGCAAGCGCGCGTTCACGCTCGCGCTCCTGTGCACGCAGTTCATCCCCGGCGCGATGATGCTCATCCCGCTGTTCCAGATCTTCAACTCGCTCGGCCTGATCAACAACCTGCTCAGCCTCGCGATCGCGGACACGGTCTTCAGCCTCCCGCTGGCGATCATGTTCATGACCTCGTTCATCTCGAAGATCCCCTTCGAGCTCGAGGAGGCGGCGATGATCGACGGCTGCAGCCGGTTCCACGCCTTCCGCCTCGCCGTGCTGCCGGTGCTGGGACCGGCGATCATCGCGGTCGGCTCCTTCAGCTTCATCGGCGCCTGGAACAACTTCCTCTTCGCGCTCATGTTCATCCAGACCCAGCAGCGCTTCACGCTGCCCGTCGGCCTCAGCTACACCATGGGCGAGTTCGGCGTGAACTTCGGCGTGCTGGCGGCCGGCGGCATCGTCGCGGCGCTGCCGGTGATCATCATCTTCGCCTTCATCCAGAAGTACCTCGTCCAGGGCCTCGGGGCCGGGGCCGTCAAGGGCTGA
- a CDS encoding ABC transporter substrate-binding protein — protein MAASATAALVGGLVGCSAAAGEDGPVTLTFWDHSGNPTRAETYEALIEEFEAANEGITVDFLTLPSDSAFEKIQTSLASGEAPDISSLSGTFLAPLTAQEALLPLDEQFAGSPLAEQIDPALIDVMRQDARDGGLYALPYTLTNGLFWYRTDLWSDAGYPDGPATWDDFYAGAAELTDADAGQYGFAMRGGAGGVFQFLQAMYAQSGVETLFDEQGVSTIDDPANVEAFEQYVGLYDTATSQADLGYGYPEMVAAFGSGSAATLQHNLGSYPEHEAALPGQFAAVPLPESSDGSRVVIADPIPSFAIYEQSEHPEEAWAFLQFMLSESSNGALNETIGQIPSNLESRSADWLTASQSVSAASDWIEGDSVTILSAPTHLPDYGTIMRNELEPELQRVLLGELAPADFLTLWADKMTEAQQAYLEQG, from the coding sequence GTGGCGGCCAGTGCGACGGCGGCGCTCGTGGGCGGCCTGGTCGGATGCTCGGCCGCGGCCGGCGAAGACGGCCCGGTCACGCTGACCTTCTGGGACCACAGCGGCAACCCGACCCGAGCCGAGACCTACGAGGCCCTCATCGAGGAGTTCGAGGCGGCGAACGAGGGCATCACGGTCGACTTCCTGACCCTGCCGTCGGACTCTGCCTTCGAGAAGATCCAGACGAGCCTGGCCTCTGGCGAGGCGCCCGACATCTCGTCGCTGAGCGGCACCTTCCTGGCACCCCTCACCGCGCAGGAGGCGCTGCTGCCGCTCGACGAGCAGTTCGCGGGCTCGCCGCTCGCCGAGCAGATCGACCCCGCCCTCATCGACGTGATGCGGCAGGACGCGCGGGACGGCGGGCTCTACGCGCTGCCGTACACGCTCACGAACGGGCTCTTCTGGTACCGGACCGACCTCTGGTCGGACGCCGGCTATCCCGACGGTCCTGCCACGTGGGACGACTTCTACGCCGGCGCCGCGGAGCTCACCGACGCGGACGCCGGCCAGTACGGCTTCGCGATGCGCGGCGGCGCGGGCGGTGTCTTCCAGTTCCTGCAGGCGATGTACGCGCAGTCGGGCGTCGAGACGCTCTTCGACGAGCAGGGCGTCTCCACCATCGACGACCCGGCGAACGTCGAGGCGTTCGAGCAGTACGTCGGGCTGTACGACACGGCGACGAGCCAGGCCGACCTCGGGTACGGGTACCCGGAGATGGTCGCGGCCTTCGGCTCCGGCTCGGCCGCGACGCTGCAGCACAACCTCGGCTCGTACCCCGAGCACGAGGCCGCGCTGCCGGGCCAGTTCGCCGCCGTGCCGCTCCCCGAGAGCTCGGACGGCAGCCGCGTGGTGATCGCCGACCCCATCCCGTCGTTCGCGATCTACGAGCAGTCGGAGCACCCGGAGGAGGCGTGGGCGTTCCTGCAGTTCATGCTCAGCGAGTCGTCGAACGGCGCGCTGAACGAGACGATCGGGCAGATCCCGTCGAACCTCGAGTCGCGCAGCGCCGACTGGCTCACCGCCTCGCAGTCGGTGAGCGCCGCGAGCGACTGGATCGAGGGCGACAGCGTCACGATCCTGTCCGCTCCCACGCACCTGCCGGACTACGGCACGATCATGCGCAACGAGCTCGAGCCCGAGCTGCAGCGCGTGCTGCTCGGCGAGCTGGCCCCCGCGGACTTCCTGACGCTGTGGGCCGACAAGATGACGGAGGCGCAGCAGGCCTACCTGGAGCAGGGCTGA
- a CDS encoding DUF6299 family protein, translating to MKVFHGLALAAATAVMTVGLGVPPALAAPPSNDVYAAAEVIPAIPFSTTLDTTEATTDADDAELNVCGAPAMDASVWYSFTAPADASYIADVSASDYSAGVFVATGSPGAFSVLACGPGGAMWQATAGETYWIVVIDDQQDGGGNGGSMSLVVDVAPPPPTLEVTVDRTGRFDARTGIATLSGTLLCSEDAEVAFLEAQLTQRVGRLLIRGFGATGVVCDGTAQPWSLNISGDNGLFKGGKAASITFSVACGTAFCSEYFAEQTIQLKGKR from the coding sequence ATGAAGGTCTTCCATGGGCTCGCGCTGGCAGCGGCCACCGCGGTCATGACGGTCGGGCTGGGCGTGCCGCCGGCCCTCGCTGCACCACCGTCGAACGACGTGTACGCCGCCGCCGAGGTGATCCCCGCGATCCCCTTCAGCACGACGCTCGACACGACAGAAGCGACCACCGACGCCGACGACGCCGAGCTGAACGTCTGCGGCGCTCCCGCGATGGACGCCAGCGTCTGGTACAGCTTCACCGCGCCCGCCGACGCCTCCTACATCGCCGACGTGTCAGCGTCGGACTACTCGGCCGGCGTCTTCGTCGCGACCGGATCACCCGGGGCCTTCTCCGTGCTGGCATGCGGCCCGGGTGGCGCCATGTGGCAGGCGACGGCCGGCGAGACCTACTGGATCGTCGTCATCGACGACCAGCAGGACGGCGGCGGCAACGGCGGCAGCATGTCGCTCGTGGTCGACGTCGCACCCCCGCCGCCCACCCTCGAGGTCACGGTCGACCGCACGGGGCGCTTCGACGCGAGGACCGGCATCGCCACCCTCTCCGGGACCCTCCTGTGCAGCGAGGACGCAGAGGTCGCCTTCCTGGAGGCGCAGCTGACGCAGCGCGTCGGGCGGCTGCTGATCCGCGGATTCGGTGCCACCGGGGTGGTGTGCGACGGCACCGCGCAGCCGTGGAGCCTGAACATCTCCGGCGACAACGGGCTCTTCAAGGGCGGGAAGGCCGCGAGCATCACGTTCTCGGTCGCCTGCGGGACCGCCTTCTGCTCCGAGTACTTCGCCGAGCAGACCATCCAGCTCAAGGGCAAGCGGTAA
- a CDS encoding enolase C-terminal domain-like protein: MPATIESFEIAVFETETRSIRDVNGHRHPGPAAPATEALLTVRDSDGVEGRVVTHVRNARPDAIVESMLRPLLGKPAVAVEALQRQLTIAQRGNPVDIAERRLAVVDEALWDLIGHRAGEPVWRLLGGARPRVQAYASTMCGDETPGGLATPADFAAFAVALVEQGYRAIKLHTWFPPVSFAPSVERDLEACAAVRQAVGPDIDLMLDGYHWYDRQQALAVGRGIQELGFRWFEEPMEETSINAYRWLSEQLDIPVIGPETIAGRNLARGDWVLAGAVDILRIGPQNGGGITSTIKALHLAESVGMTCEIHGNGAASLAVVGATFTSQLYERGLLHPHADYDWLPPHLASLVDPLDDDGWVTLPERPGIGVELDMAHIAAHTLERVEVSR; the protein is encoded by the coding sequence ATGCCGGCGACCATCGAGTCGTTCGAGATCGCGGTCTTCGAGACCGAGACCAGGTCGATCCGCGACGTGAACGGGCACCGGCACCCGGGGCCGGCCGCGCCGGCGACCGAGGCGCTGCTGACCGTGCGCGACTCGGACGGCGTCGAGGGGCGGGTGGTGACGCACGTGCGCAACGCGCGACCCGACGCGATCGTGGAGTCGATGCTCCGCCCCCTGCTCGGCAAGCCGGCGGTCGCCGTCGAGGCGCTGCAGCGGCAGCTCACGATCGCGCAGCGTGGCAACCCGGTCGACATCGCCGAGCGGCGGCTGGCGGTGGTCGACGAGGCGCTGTGGGACCTGATCGGCCACCGTGCCGGCGAACCGGTGTGGCGGCTCCTCGGCGGTGCTCGTCCTCGCGTGCAGGCCTACGCGAGCACGATGTGCGGCGACGAGACGCCGGGAGGCCTCGCGACGCCCGCCGACTTCGCGGCCTTCGCGGTGGCGCTCGTCGAGCAGGGCTACCGGGCGATCAAGCTGCACACCTGGTTCCCCCCGGTGTCGTTCGCGCCGAGCGTCGAGCGTGACCTGGAGGCGTGCGCCGCGGTGCGGCAGGCGGTGGGGCCCGACATCGACCTCATGCTCGACGGCTACCACTGGTACGACCGCCAGCAGGCGCTCGCGGTCGGCCGCGGCATCCAGGAGCTCGGGTTCCGCTGGTTCGAGGAGCCGATGGAGGAGACCTCCATCAACGCCTACCGGTGGCTCAGCGAGCAGCTCGACATCCCCGTCATCGGTCCCGAGACGATCGCCGGCCGCAACCTCGCGCGCGGCGACTGGGTGCTGGCCGGCGCGGTCGACATCCTGCGCATCGGCCCGCAGAACGGCGGCGGCATCACCTCCACCATCAAGGCGCTCCACCTGGCAGAGAGCGTGGGCATGACGTGCGAGATCCACGGCAACGGGGCCGCGAGCCTCGCGGTCGTCGGAGCGACGTTCACGTCGCAGCTCTACGAGCGCGGCCTGCTCCACCCGCACGCCGACTACGACTGGCTGCCGCCGCACCTCGCCTCCCTCGTCGATCCGCTCGACGACGACGGCTGGGTGACGCTGCCGGAGCGACCGGGGATCGGCGTCGAGCTCGACATGGCGCACATCGCCGCGCACACCCTCGAGCGCGTGGAGGTGTCGCGATGA
- a CDS encoding family 43 glycosylhydrolase codes for MTTRSTIAPGQPWLDTAGNRIHAHGGSIITVDGVHYWYGENKERSTPGSGIWHWGVRCYSSTDLVAWEDRGLIVPPELDDPDSPLHPGQLADRPHIVFNPETRKFVCWIKVMTRGSVQRSTVLTADSILGPYTLVRSWLRPLGMSAGDFDLVVDPHDGKGYYYFERVHSEMICADLTDDFTDVTGYYSTHFPQPQPPFVREAPAHFARDGQHYLLTSGTTGYYPNPSEAAVSPSYHGPFTVLGDLHPSDRSRTSFHSQISSVFKHPGKRDLYIALADRWLPRYLEHGDRAHRAFVEHFAPGRDGDEPMEELAEVDTSLADYVWLPIEFEGRRPVIRWRDEWSPDEYEDA; via the coding sequence ATGACCACGCGCAGCACGATCGCACCGGGCCAACCATGGCTCGACACCGCCGGCAACCGGATCCACGCGCACGGCGGGTCGATCATCACGGTCGACGGCGTGCACTACTGGTACGGCGAGAACAAGGAGCGCTCCACGCCCGGGAGCGGCATCTGGCACTGGGGCGTGCGCTGCTACTCGTCCACCGATCTCGTCGCCTGGGAGGACCGCGGGCTGATCGTGCCACCCGAGCTCGACGATCCAGACTCGCCGTTGCATCCGGGGCAGCTCGCCGATCGTCCGCACATCGTCTTCAACCCCGAGACGCGGAAGTTCGTGTGCTGGATCAAGGTGATGACGCGCGGTTCGGTGCAGCGCTCGACCGTGCTGACCGCCGATTCGATCCTGGGCCCGTACACGCTCGTGCGCTCCTGGCTGCGCCCGCTCGGGATGAGCGCCGGCGATTTCGACCTCGTCGTCGACCCGCATGACGGCAAGGGGTACTACTACTTCGAGCGGGTGCACTCGGAGATGATCTGCGCCGACCTCACTGACGACTTCACCGACGTCACCGGCTACTACTCGACGCACTTCCCGCAGCCCCAGCCTCCGTTCGTGCGCGAGGCGCCCGCGCACTTCGCCAGGGACGGCCAGCACTACCTGCTGACGTCGGGCACGACGGGGTACTACCCGAACCCGTCGGAGGCCGCGGTCTCGCCGAGCTACCACGGCCCGTTCACGGTGCTCGGCGACCTGCATCCGAGCGACAGATCGCGCACGTCGTTCCACTCGCAGATCTCGTCCGTCTTCAAGCACCCCGGCAAGCGCGATCTCTACATCGCGCTGGCAGATCGATGGCTGCCGCGCTACCTCGAGCACGGCGACCGAGCGCATCGCGCGTTCGTCGAGCACTTCGCGCCGGGGCGCGACGGCGACGAGCCGATGGAGGAGCTCGCCGAGGTCGACACCTCGCTGGCCGACTACGTGTGGCTGCCGATCGAGTTCGAGGGCCGGCGGCCGGTCATCCGGTGGCGCGACGAGTGGAGCCCGGATGAGTACGAGGACGCCTGA
- a CDS encoding lactonase family protein, protein MTDSPTTWIVLGGFTDGDADGAPSGLAVHAADAAGDEPVDVLALENPTWITPAPRGPLLYVSHSARRTLSAVRLDAEGTLQLVDEIDIGAMNPAHVAVGPDGRSLIASCFTEGAVVRVALDEQGAFAGIDRTWPLAGAAPGATHRNALQSDAEPHQATLLDDGSLLVPDRAQDVVHRIAADGRHEIAAVLRPGSGPRHLVLHPTAPVAYLVCELDASLVTLRRSGPAGEALEPIDVRTVLPPDWFGESAAAAISLDAGRHRLYVTNRGHDSVAVIDVRDAQAPEVVGWLPVEGATPRFAGVLPMLDVLAVAAMGSHRVDLLDPGNAAEGIRAVRRALVHAAPACAVAVAR, encoded by the coding sequence GTGACCGACAGCCCCACGACCTGGATCGTGCTCGGCGGCTTCACGGACGGCGACGCCGACGGAGCGCCCAGCGGCCTCGCGGTGCACGCCGCCGATGCCGCGGGGGACGAGCCCGTCGACGTGCTCGCGCTCGAGAACCCGACCTGGATCACGCCCGCACCGCGAGGGCCGCTGCTCTACGTCAGCCACAGCGCCCGTCGCACGCTCAGCGCGGTGCGCCTCGACGCAGAGGGCACGCTGCAGCTCGTCGACGAGATCGACATCGGCGCCATGAACCCCGCGCACGTCGCGGTCGGGCCCGACGGGCGGAGCCTCATCGCCTCGTGCTTCACCGAGGGCGCGGTGGTGCGGGTCGCCCTCGACGAGCAGGGCGCCTTCGCCGGCATCGACAGGACGTGGCCGCTCGCGGGTGCCGCTCCCGGCGCCACGCACCGGAACGCGCTCCAGAGCGACGCCGAGCCGCACCAGGCGACGCTGCTCGACGACGGTTCGCTGCTCGTCCCCGATCGCGCGCAGGATGTCGTGCACCGCATCGCGGCCGACGGCAGGCACGAGATCGCAGCCGTCCTCCGCCCCGGCTCTGGGCCCCGGCACCTCGTGCTGCACCCCACCGCTCCCGTCGCGTACCTCGTCTGCGAGCTCGACGCCTCCCTCGTGACGCTGCGGCGCTCCGGACCGGCGGGGGAGGCGCTCGAGCCGATCGACGTGCGCACGGTGCTCCCCCCGGACTGGTTCGGCGAGAGCGCCGCGGCGGCGATCTCGCTCGACGCCGGCCGCCATCGGCTGTACGTGACCAACCGCGGGCACGACTCCGTCGCCGTCATCGACGTGCGCGACGCGCAGGCGCCCGAGGTCGTCGGCTGGCTGCCCGTCGAGGGCGCGACCCCGCGCTTCGCAGGCGTGCTGCCCATGCTCGACGTCCTCGCCGTCGCGGCCATGGGGTCGCACCGCGTCGACCTGCTCGACCCCGGCAACGCGGCCGAGGGCATCCGCGCGGTGCGGCGCGCGCTCGTGCACGCCGCACCGGCGTGCGCGGTGGCGGTCGCCCGGTGA
- a CDS encoding LysR family transcriptional regulator, producing MYSLEQLRGFVAVSEHLHFGRAAESLQMTQPPLSRQIQKLEAELGVHLFTRTNRQVELTAAGVELLERARHILALADRSRAAVRSVAHGERGTLTIGFTATSALSVLGPLLDRIHDQLPDVDIDLRERVSGLQRTEIDRGSIDLGLLRTVPAGDYGVRELFREDLVLAVPDRHPLAEAGRPVSVDRLVEHPMIGYARPESEYFLRKVERILGDRQVRTVYSVAQILSMLSLVARSIGVALVPRSTESLRPHGVTFLELDLPGRVAAEAQVTIAAVWDRGSRNPVLPRALEAIAAPLQLG from the coding sequence ATGTACAGCCTCGAGCAGCTGCGCGGCTTCGTCGCCGTGAGCGAGCACCTGCACTTCGGGCGGGCAGCCGAGTCGTTGCAGATGACGCAGCCGCCCTTGAGCAGGCAGATCCAGAAGCTCGAGGCCGAGCTCGGCGTGCACCTCTTCACCCGCACCAACCGACAGGTGGAGCTCACCGCGGCGGGCGTCGAGCTGCTCGAGCGCGCACGGCACATCCTCGCCCTCGCCGACCGCTCGCGGGCCGCCGTGCGGAGCGTCGCGCACGGCGAGCGCGGCACACTGACGATCGGCTTCACCGCCACCTCGGCGCTGTCGGTGCTCGGGCCGCTGCTGGATCGCATCCACGACCAGCTGCCCGACGTCGACATCGACCTGCGAGAACGCGTCTCGGGGCTGCAGCGCACCGAGATCGACCGGGGCTCCATCGACCTCGGGCTGCTGCGCACCGTGCCGGCGGGGGACTACGGCGTCCGGGAGCTGTTCCGGGAGGACCTCGTGCTCGCCGTGCCGGACCGCCACCCCCTGGCGGAGGCGGGCCGTCCCGTGAGCGTCGACCGGCTCGTCGAGCACCCGATGATCGGCTACGCGCGGCCGGAGTCGGAGTACTTCCTGCGCAAGGTCGAGCGGATCCTGGGCGATCGGCAGGTGCGCACCGTCTACAGCGTCGCGCAGATCCTCAGCATGCTCTCGCTCGTCGCACGATCCATCGGGGTCGCGCTCGTGCCGCGCTCCACCGAGTCCCTCCGCCCGCATGGGGTGACGTTCCTCGAGCTCGACCTGCCCGGCCGCGTCGCCGCCGAGGCGCAGGTGACGATCGCCGCCGTCTGGGACCGCGGCTCGCGCAACCCGGTGCTGCCGCGCGCGCTGGAGGCGATCGCGGCCCCGCTGCAGCTCGGCTGA
- a CDS encoding carbohydrate ABC transporter permease, with protein sequence MTRMIADDLGVAAPVAAAAVDQPPRPPRRRRTWRRSAAPWLLLSPVIILSAAFIVAPVLSVFWNAMFERKLTEPWNDAFIGLEHFRFMFFEDPKFWPSLGFTAQWVLVEVVLQLVFGLIIALVVNEAFRGRGFWRALVFSPWAISGVLTTAIWILVYNPGTGIFRLLAELGIGDGRQAVLVDPDSVFWAVVMAELWRGVPFFAIMLLAELQSAPKELYEAAAVDGAGRIKRFMHVTLPHLKTAIILTTLLRGVWEFNNVDLLLTMTNGGPAGMTTTLPLYVAQLATQAHDFGYGSALTVFAFLILLIVSIVYLKLTAFSREED encoded by the coding sequence ATGACGAGAATGATCGCGGACGACCTCGGTGTCGCCGCACCTGTCGCGGCAGCCGCCGTGGACCAGCCGCCGCGCCCGCCGCGTCGGCGCCGCACCTGGCGTCGCTCAGCCGCGCCGTGGCTGCTGCTCTCGCCGGTGATCATCCTGAGCGCCGCGTTCATCGTGGCGCCGGTGCTCAGCGTGTTCTGGAACGCGATGTTCGAGCGCAAGCTCACGGAGCCGTGGAACGACGCGTTCATCGGGCTCGAGCACTTCCGGTTCATGTTCTTCGAGGACCCGAAGTTCTGGCCCTCGCTCGGCTTCACGGCGCAGTGGGTGCTCGTCGAGGTGGTCCTGCAGCTCGTCTTCGGCCTCATCATCGCGCTCGTGGTCAACGAGGCGTTCCGTGGTCGCGGCTTCTGGCGGGCGCTGGTCTTCTCGCCCTGGGCGATCTCGGGCGTGCTCACGACGGCGATCTGGATCCTCGTCTACAACCCCGGCACCGGCATCTTCCGCCTGCTGGCCGAGCTGGGCATCGGCGACGGCCGGCAGGCAGTGCTCGTCGACCCCGACAGCGTGTTCTGGGCAGTGGTGATGGCCGAGCTGTGGCGCGGTGTGCCCTTCTTCGCGATCATGCTCCTCGCCGAGCTGCAGAGCGCCCCCAAGGAGCTCTACGAAGCGGCCGCGGTCGACGGCGCCGGCCGCATCAAGCGCTTCATGCACGTGACCCTGCCGCACCTGAAGACGGCGATCATCCTCACGACCCTGCTCCGCGGGGTGTGGGAGTTCAACAACGTCGACCTGCTGCTGACGATGACGAACGGCGGGCCGGCCGGCATGACGACGACCCTGCCGCTCTACGTGGCCCAGCTGGCCACGCAGGCGCACGACTTCGGCTACGGCTCGGCGCTCACGGTCTTCGCCTTCCTCATCCTCCTCATCGTCTCGATCGTCTACCTGAAGCTGACCGCGTTCTCGCGCGAGGAGGACTGA